The segment CGTTCTCAGGATGTTACTGTTCCAATTTAGCGCCAGATGATGTGAAGTGAAACACAATTTCCCCTTTTTTAGGGCAAAACAGAGCAGAACAGAACTGCAAGGGGATCTTTCCCCTCCCCGCAACCCGGTCCTCTTTCCTCCAAaagttttgctttgcttttgacTTTATTCTGATGCTGGTGCTGCATATTTCCTTGTTGAGAAAATGCAGAACTTACATCTTCTGTGGCAcggggaagattttttttctttccttttgtgtgAAAGAGCAACGAGCATACCCCGAAGTCCCGGGTCTCTGCAGTTGGCTGCCACCCTTGAGTCGTCTCCAGCCGCTGACCCGCAGCGTCATGCCCCTGGCCCGCAGCGTCATGCCCCTGGCCAACTGCTCCGTGCACAGCGCGGCGGTGGAGGGGTCGCTGGCCGTGCTGCTCGTGCTGGAGTGCGGGCTGGGCCTCGTGGGCAATGCCATCGCGCTGTGGACATTCTGCTTCCGTCTGAAGGTGTGGAAGCCCTACGCCGTCTACCTGTTCAACCTGGTCATCGCCGACCTCCTGCTGACCCTCTGCCTACCCTTCCACGCCGCCTCCTACCTGACACACAAGACCTGGAGCCTTGGACTCTCGGCCTGCCAAACCCTCATCTTCCTGCGGGCCCTCAGCCGCGGGGTGGGCGTTGCTTTCCTCACGGCCGTGGCTTTAGACCGTTATCTCCGAGTGGTCCACCCGAGGCTCAAGGTCAACCTTCTGTCCCTGCGGGCAGCCTGGGGCATCTCCGTCCTCGTCTGGCTCCTGATGGCAGCCCTCAGCCACCAGAGCTTGTTCATCTCGGAGGCTGCGTGCCCCACTTTCGAGCCCCAAGGAGATTTCTCCTTCAGCGTTATCTGGCAGAAAGtgctcttcctcctccaaatTATTCTTCCCTTTGGCCTCATCTTGTTCTGCAATGCCAGGATCATCAGGATTCTCCAGAAGAGGCTCCGAGACCCCGACAAGCAGCCCAAGCTGCAGAGGGCCCAGGCGCTGGTGGCCGTGGTCGTGGTGCTGTTTGCCCTGTGCTTTCTGCCCAGCTTCGTGGCCCGAATCTTGCTGACCATCTTCTGGAGGTCGGACAGCTGCAGGGTCCGGAGAGCCCTGGAGCACTTGTCCAACGTGACCAGCAGCCTCACCTACCTGCAGAGCGTGCTGAACCCGGTGGTGTACTGCTTCTCGAACCCCACCTTCAGATTCTCCTATCGCAAGGTCTTCTACACACTCAGAGGCCGAGGGCAGGAAGCAGAGGCCACAGGCTGCGACCTCAAAGACTCCTACTCGTGAGGACAGCGAGCTCCCTCACCCCCGTGTGGATGAGAACCCCCTGGGATCTAAGTAAGAATGGCCATGAGGCAGGATTCTGGAAGAAGAGGAAACCTTGAGACTCTACCACAAAGATCGGGGAACAGACTTGGACATAACTGCCCCAAATGgcactaaatattttcttttccaggattTTCTTCTGCTGTTTTACGTAACTAGAGCAGCAGATCAAAATTAGGAGGCTGGGCCTCCCTTTATACACGATGAGGAGGAAATGGCTAAATTGAAGACTCCAGCAGCCACTACACACCCATTCCCGAGTTAAAGGGCCTGGATGGACGAGCAACGGAGGAGAGGCTGCGGGCTCGTTTCATTCTCACTCTGGTCTCGGCAAGTCGGTTTCATTTCTGTGCTTCAGATTGTAAATACCCAaaatctctgctttcttctcaccTATTGCACAGACTGGTGACAACCGACACGGGAAAGTCAGGACTTTGGGGTTCTGCGAAGAGATTCAGGGTATGTAAGTTGTCTTCCACGCTAGGCTCTCCTGAGCACATAAGGTTTTTAGTTTTATGAAATCTCACTGCATTTGTATAGATGATACTCCACAGCAAAGACAAGGCAGTTAGTTCCCTGGTTTATtataagaaacattttcttaCTAAATTTCTCAAAATGGCCTCTAGaactgttgttttttctttttcactttgaatGCCTAAATGCCTTTACAATTTACTTTGCCTCCCCCGCTATGAAGACAGTCAGTACTTTATGCTTCCCGGTGTGAGATACCCAAGTGCCTGTGAACTGATGATTTCCAACCCTAAACCATGACTAACGGGTGCAGAAGggcaccaggggctggggtgggaggtggtaCCTGCCTTCTCTGCACAGGTGGGAGACACCACAGAGAAGTGGGAACCGCCTGCAACCCCGGCTCCTGGACACGCCGGCAAAGGCTGCATCTTTTCATCTCATGCCTCCCCAGTGATGCCCCAGCCTTGTAGCTCATGTTGGTGACAAAGGATTTTGAAAGTCACCTTCCTAACAGCTTTATGTTTCATTCTCTGTTCAGACCTGGAAGGATGGTCCCAAAAGGGGGTCACCAAAATGCTTGAGGTCTACTTTGTCATGACATGGGTCCCTGCAGCTCCACACCTGTCAGCCTTACCTGGAGCTGCACCTGTGTTGTCCACATGGAGAGACCGCTGCTTTCCCAGGCAGACGCATGATCTCTGTAATATTTAAGGTTAAAAGCGATGGCATTAGGCAAGAGAAAATGGCAAAACTCCTCCCCCCCCTTCCCGGAACTGTGTGCCTCCCAGGTAGGCTCCTTATCAGAACCAAACTTGCAATGCAAGGGTCTTCCTTCTACTGTGCTTCTGCCACGTGTGTGAAAACCCACCTGACAGAGGGAGAGGAATGTGCCCAATAGCTCCCAGGGGAACATGAATCTGATCAGAAAGCCTTTGCCACTTTCTCCTAAGTGA is part of the Equus caballus isolate H_3958 breed thoroughbred chromosome 31, TB-T2T, whole genome shotgun sequence genome and harbors:
- the GPR31 gene encoding 12-(S)-hydroxy-5,8,10,14-eicosatetraenoic acid receptor — encoded protein: MLVLHISLLRKCRTYIFCGTGKIFFLSFCVKEQRAYPEVPGLCSWLPPLSRLQPLTRSVMPLARSVMPLANCSVHSAAVEGSLAVLLVLECGLGLVGNAIALWTFCFRLKVWKPYAVYLFNLVIADLLLTLCLPFHAASYLTHKTWSLGLSACQTLIFLRALSRGVGVAFLTAVALDRYLRVVHPRLKVNLLSLRAAWGISVLVWLLMAALSHQSLFISEAACPTFEPQGDFSFSVIWQKVLFLLQIILPFGLILFCNARIIRILQKRLRDPDKQPKLQRAQALVAVVVVLFALCFLPSFVARILLTIFWRSDSCRVRRALEHLSNVTSSLTYLQSVLNPVVYCFSNPTFRFSYRKVFYTLRGRGQEAEATGCDLKDSYS